One Meles meles chromosome 11, mMelMel3.1 paternal haplotype, whole genome shotgun sequence DNA segment encodes these proteins:
- the BRD3 gene encoding bromodomain-containing protein 3 isoform X1, producing the protein MSATTTVAPTGISAAPGPVNPPPPEVSNPAKPGRKTNQLQYMQNVVVKTLWKHQFAWPFYQPVDAIKLNLPDYHKIIKNPMDMGTIKKRLENNYYWSASECMQDFNTMFTNCYIYNKPTDDIVLMAQALEKIFLQKVAQMPQEEVELLPPAPKGKGRKPAAGTQSAGTQQVATVSSVSPATPFQSVPPAVSPTPVIAATPVPTVTANITSVPVPPAAAPPPPSTPIIPVVPPTPPVVKKKGVKRKADTTTPTTSAITASRSESPPPLSDPKQAKVVARRESGGRPIKPPKKDLEDGEVPQHAGKRGKLSEHLRHCDSILKEMLSKKHAAYAWPFYKPVDAEALELHDYHDIIKHPMDLSTVKKKMDSREYPDAQGFAADIRLMFSNCYKYNPPDHEVVAMARKLQDVFEMRFAKMPDEPVEAPALPAPAAPVLSKGAESSRSSEESSSDSGSSDSEEERATRLAELQEQLKAVHEQLAALSQAPVNKPKRKKEKKEKEKKKKDKDKDKERHKAKSEDEKKAKVAPPAKQAQPKKAPAKKASSTAVASRQPKKGGKQASASYDSEEEEEGLPMSYDEKRQLSLDINRLPGEKLGRVVHIIQSREPSLRDSNPDEIEIDFETLKPTTLRELERYVKSCLQKKQRKPFSTSGKKQAAKSKEELAQEKKKELEKRLQDVSGQLSNNKKPAKKEKAGSAASGGPSRLSSSSSSGSGSSSSSGSSSDSSDSE; encoded by the exons gattatcataaaatcataaaaaacccGATGGACATGGGGACTATTAAGAAGAGACTAGAGAATAATTATTACTGGAGCGCGAGTGAGTGTATGCAGGACTTCAACACCATGTTTACAAATTGTTACATTTACAATAAG cCCACAGATGACATAGTGCTAATGGCCCAAGCCTTAGAGAAAATTTTTCTGCAGAAAGTggcccagatgccccaggaggAAGTGGAATTATTACCCCCTGCTCCGAAGGGCAAAGGCCGGAAACCGGCTGCAGGAACCCAGAGTGCAG GTACGCAGCAAGTGGCGACCGTGTCCTCTGTCTCCCCAGCGACCCCCTTCCAGAGCGTCCCCCCCGCTGTCTCCCCGACGCCTGTCATCGCGGCCACCCCAGTGCCAACCGTCACCGCAAACATCACGTCCGTCCCCGTTCCCCCCGCCGCTGCCCCGCCGCCTCCCTCCACGCCCATCATCCCCGTGGTCCCTCCCACACCACCTGTAGTCAAG AAAAAGGGCGTGAAGCGGAAAGCAGACACCACGACGCCCACGACGTCCGCCATCACCGCCAGCCGGAGCGAGTCGCCCCCGCCGCTGTCAGACCCCAAGCAGGCCAAGGTGGTGGCCCGGCGGGAGAGTGGGGGCCGCCCCATCAAGCCGCCCAAGAAGGACCTGGAGGACGGCGAGGTGCCGCAGCACGCAGGCAAGAGGGGCAAGCTCTCGGAGCACCTGCGGCACTGTGACAGCATCCTCAAGGAGATGCTGTCCAAGAAGCACGCGGCCTACGCCTGGCCCTTCTACAAGCCGGTGGACGCCGAGGCCCTGGAGCTGCACGACTACCACGACATCATCAAGCACCCGATGGACCTCAGCACCGTCAAG AAGAAGATGGACAGTCGCGAGTACCCGGACGCTCAGGGCTTTGCCGCCGACATCCGGTTAATGTTCTCCAACTGCTACAAGTACAACCCCCCAGACCACGAGGTGGTGGCCATGGCCAGGAAGCTCCAG gATGTGTTTGAGATGCGGTTTGCCAAGATGCCGGACGAGCCAGTCGAGGCACCGGCGCTgcccgcccccgcggcccccgTGCTGAGCAAGGGCGCCGAGAGCAGCCGCAGCAGCGAGGAGAGCTCCTCGGACTCGGGCAGCTCCGACTCGGAGGAGGAGCGGGCCACCCGGCTGGCCGAGCTGCAGGAGCAG CTGAAAGCTGTGCACGAGCAGCTCGCCGCCCTGTCGCAGGCCCCCGTGAACAAGCCAAAgcggaagaaggagaagaaggagaaggagaagaagaagaaggacaagGACAAGGACAAGGAGAGGCACAAGGCGAAGTCCGAGGACGAGAAGAAGGCCAAGGTGGCCCCACCTGCCAAGCAGGCCCAGCCGAAGAAGGCTCCTGCCAAGAAGGCCAGCAGCACGGCCGTGGCCAGCAG GCAGCCGAAGAAGGGTGGCAAGCAGGCATCAGCCTCCTACGActcggaggaggaggaagagggcttGCCCATGAGCTACGACGAGAAACGCCAGCTCAGCCTGGACATCAACCGGCTGCCCGGGGAGAAGCTGGGCCGGGTGGTGCACATCATCCAGTCCCGGGAGCCCTCGCTCAGGGACTCCAATCCCGACGAGATAGAGATTGACTTTGAGACTCTGAAACCCACCACTTTGCGGGAGCTAGAGAGATACGTCAAGTCTTGTTTACAGAAAAAGCAAAGGAAGCCATTCT CCACGAGCGGGAAGAAGCAGGCAGCCAAGTCGAAGGAGGAGTTAGctcaggaaaagaagaaggagttAGAGAAGCGGCTGCAGGACGTGAGTGGGCAGCTGAGCAACAACAAGAAGCCGGCCAAGAAAG AGAAAGCGGGCTCCGCGGCCTCGGGAGGGCCGTCCCGGCTCAGCAGCAGCTCCTCCTCCGGGTCCgggagcagcagttccagcgggtCCAGCTCGGACAGCAGCGACTCGGAATGA
- the BRD3 gene encoding bromodomain-containing protein 3 isoform X2, translating into MSATTTVAPTGISAAPGPVNPPPPEVSNPAKPGRKTNQLQYMQNVVVKTLWKHQFAWPFYQPVDAIKLNLPDYHKIIKNPMDMGTIKKRLENNYYWSASECMQDFNTMFTNCYIYNKKVAQMPQEEVELLPPAPKGKGRKPAAGTQSAGTQQVATVSSVSPATPFQSVPPAVSPTPVIAATPVPTVTANITSVPVPPAAAPPPPSTPIIPVVPPTPPVVKKKGVKRKADTTTPTTSAITASRSESPPPLSDPKQAKVVARRESGGRPIKPPKKDLEDGEVPQHAGKRGKLSEHLRHCDSILKEMLSKKHAAYAWPFYKPVDAEALELHDYHDIIKHPMDLSTVKKKMDSREYPDAQGFAADIRLMFSNCYKYNPPDHEVVAMARKLQDVFEMRFAKMPDEPVEAPALPAPAAPVLSKGAESSRSSEESSSDSGSSDSEEERATRLAELQEQLKAVHEQLAALSQAPVNKPKRKKEKKEKEKKKKDKDKDKERHKAKSEDEKKAKVAPPAKQAQPKKAPAKKASSTAVASRQPKKGGKQASASYDSEEEEEGLPMSYDEKRQLSLDINRLPGEKLGRVVHIIQSREPSLRDSNPDEIEIDFETLKPTTLRELERYVKSCLQKKQRKPFSTSGKKQAAKSKEELAQEKKKELEKRLQDVSGQLSNNKKPAKKEKAGSAASGGPSRLSSSSSSGSGSSSSSGSSSDSSDSE; encoded by the exons gattatcataaaatcataaaaaacccGATGGACATGGGGACTATTAAGAAGAGACTAGAGAATAATTATTACTGGAGCGCGAGTGAGTGTATGCAGGACTTCAACACCATGTTTACAAATTGTTACATTTACAATAAG AAAGTggcccagatgccccaggaggAAGTGGAATTATTACCCCCTGCTCCGAAGGGCAAAGGCCGGAAACCGGCTGCAGGAACCCAGAGTGCAG GTACGCAGCAAGTGGCGACCGTGTCCTCTGTCTCCCCAGCGACCCCCTTCCAGAGCGTCCCCCCCGCTGTCTCCCCGACGCCTGTCATCGCGGCCACCCCAGTGCCAACCGTCACCGCAAACATCACGTCCGTCCCCGTTCCCCCCGCCGCTGCCCCGCCGCCTCCCTCCACGCCCATCATCCCCGTGGTCCCTCCCACACCACCTGTAGTCAAG AAAAAGGGCGTGAAGCGGAAAGCAGACACCACGACGCCCACGACGTCCGCCATCACCGCCAGCCGGAGCGAGTCGCCCCCGCCGCTGTCAGACCCCAAGCAGGCCAAGGTGGTGGCCCGGCGGGAGAGTGGGGGCCGCCCCATCAAGCCGCCCAAGAAGGACCTGGAGGACGGCGAGGTGCCGCAGCACGCAGGCAAGAGGGGCAAGCTCTCGGAGCACCTGCGGCACTGTGACAGCATCCTCAAGGAGATGCTGTCCAAGAAGCACGCGGCCTACGCCTGGCCCTTCTACAAGCCGGTGGACGCCGAGGCCCTGGAGCTGCACGACTACCACGACATCATCAAGCACCCGATGGACCTCAGCACCGTCAAG AAGAAGATGGACAGTCGCGAGTACCCGGACGCTCAGGGCTTTGCCGCCGACATCCGGTTAATGTTCTCCAACTGCTACAAGTACAACCCCCCAGACCACGAGGTGGTGGCCATGGCCAGGAAGCTCCAG gATGTGTTTGAGATGCGGTTTGCCAAGATGCCGGACGAGCCAGTCGAGGCACCGGCGCTgcccgcccccgcggcccccgTGCTGAGCAAGGGCGCCGAGAGCAGCCGCAGCAGCGAGGAGAGCTCCTCGGACTCGGGCAGCTCCGACTCGGAGGAGGAGCGGGCCACCCGGCTGGCCGAGCTGCAGGAGCAG CTGAAAGCTGTGCACGAGCAGCTCGCCGCCCTGTCGCAGGCCCCCGTGAACAAGCCAAAgcggaagaaggagaagaaggagaaggagaagaagaagaaggacaagGACAAGGACAAGGAGAGGCACAAGGCGAAGTCCGAGGACGAGAAGAAGGCCAAGGTGGCCCCACCTGCCAAGCAGGCCCAGCCGAAGAAGGCTCCTGCCAAGAAGGCCAGCAGCACGGCCGTGGCCAGCAG GCAGCCGAAGAAGGGTGGCAAGCAGGCATCAGCCTCCTACGActcggaggaggaggaagagggcttGCCCATGAGCTACGACGAGAAACGCCAGCTCAGCCTGGACATCAACCGGCTGCCCGGGGAGAAGCTGGGCCGGGTGGTGCACATCATCCAGTCCCGGGAGCCCTCGCTCAGGGACTCCAATCCCGACGAGATAGAGATTGACTTTGAGACTCTGAAACCCACCACTTTGCGGGAGCTAGAGAGATACGTCAAGTCTTGTTTACAGAAAAAGCAAAGGAAGCCATTCT CCACGAGCGGGAAGAAGCAGGCAGCCAAGTCGAAGGAGGAGTTAGctcaggaaaagaagaaggagttAGAGAAGCGGCTGCAGGACGTGAGTGGGCAGCTGAGCAACAACAAGAAGCCGGCCAAGAAAG AGAAAGCGGGCTCCGCGGCCTCGGGAGGGCCGTCCCGGCTCAGCAGCAGCTCCTCCTCCGGGTCCgggagcagcagttccagcgggtCCAGCTCGGACAGCAGCGACTCGGAATGA
- the BRD3OS gene encoding putative uncharacterized protein BRD3OS, with protein sequence MSVPSVKQWAAVRANDRFREAWRAGTPEWGVMSGRVPLAEKALSESYARLRYRDTSLLIWQQQQQQLESGPPGTYLSRSRSMWYSQYGNEAILVRDRHKLGVSRDTGRSRFCTIM encoded by the coding sequence ATGAGTGTCCCCAGTGTAAAGCAGTGGGCCGCTGTCCGCGCCAACGACCGGTTCAGAGAGGCCTGGCGTGCAGGCACCCCGGAGTGGGGAGTGATGAGTGGCCGTGTGCCGCTGGCAGAGAAAGCTCTGTCCGAAAGCTATGCCCGGCTGCGGTACCGGGACACGTCCTTGCTTATCtggcagcaacagcagcagcagctggaatCGGGGCCCCCTGGGACCTACCTGAGCAGGAGCCGCAGCATGTGGTACTCGCAGTACGGAAACGAGGCCATCCTGGTTCGGGACAGACACAAGCTCGGGGTCTCGCGGGACACAGGCCGATCCAGGTTCTGTACCATCATGTAG